A segment of the Bacteriovorax sp. PP10 genome:
TGGCCTCGCCTTCTATTTCATCTACTCACTCTGGCTTAAAAAATTTCCTTTCGAAGAAAGTAAAATGCTTATCCCTGGATTAGTATTCGGTCATGCCATTGGAAGAGTGGGATGTTTTTTTACAGGATGCTGTTTTGGAACTCAGTGCGATCTTCCCTGGGCCATTCATATGCATGGAGAGTGGATCCACCCCGTGCAATTGTATGAAGCATTCGGATTATTTGTTATTGGGTATATGTCTTTGAAGTGGGTAAACCAGAAGAAAGAGAATTTCTTCGTGGTTACCCGTTATCTGATGTTTTACTCACTTCTAAGATTTGTGGTTGAACACTTTAGAGGAGATTTAATCCGCGGGGTCTATTGGTTTGATCTTTCGACTTCCCAAATGATTTCACTGGCCCTTTTTATCGGAACCCTTGCCGCGGTTTATACTAAAAAATTAAGTTCAAAATAATTTTACAACTATCCTATGATCTTTTTCTTAATTTCTTCGACTTCATTTTCAGCAACGTATAACTCAGATTTCAGAGTTTCAGATGACCAGGCCGTGAAAGCGTCGTCATGTTCATACATTGTGATAGTTTCCCAAGGGCAATCCACAGAACAGTTTTGGCAACCAATGCATCTTGCAAGGTCGATTTCTACAGTTTGATTGAATTGTGGGTTAAGAGGATTAGG
Coding sequences within it:
- a CDS encoding 4Fe-4S dicluster domain-containing protein; protein product: MSTENTTINPTVNEDGEAIIVENPFHTARLKPKRKGKRPPKLLAVVHQSGCTGCEVCIQGCPVDSIELVPGPNPLNPQFNQTVEIDLARCIGCQNCSVDCPWETITMYEHDDAFTAWSSETLKSELYVAENEVEEIKKKIIG
- a CDS encoding prolipoprotein diacylglyceryl transferase yields the protein MLPVLFESSFFTLYAYPLFMGLSWGVGFYLTRYLFEKFNLDTKPLIPLFGGIFATSWIGAKVFFLIVSSEHKVTQYLYADEFWLGGGFVFYGGLIFGLAFYFIYSLWLKKFPFEESKMLIPGLVFGHAIGRVGCFFTGCCFGTQCDLPWAIHMHGEWIHPVQLYEAFGLFVIGYMSLKWVNQKKENFFVVTRYLMFYSLLRFVVEHFRGDLIRGVYWFDLSTSQMISLALFIGTLAAVYTKKLSSK